CTTGAACTATCTGTTACTTATCTAAACTTGAAGTGGTGCACTCCTACGAATACTAACATATCTATTAGTTATTTTAGTAAGTTTTATTGTAGTTACTGTAGCTTAAGGATTTCTGATATCAATGTCAGAAATACATATTTACCAGGATAATGAAGTTATAACTGTATCACATGATTCCGAACAGAATAGTTATTATGTATTTGAAAAATGAATGATGATAAAAGAGATAGAACGTAAACGACCCTATAGGAGTGTTTACGTCCTATTTTTTTGTTTTTAATTCTGAATTATTCGAATTATAATATATGTAATATGGGGAGTAAAACAATATTTTGAAGGGGAATGAGTTGATAAATTGCCAAGAATAAAAAAAATAGGGCGTTTTTGTCCTGTGGATGATCAAGGATTTATTATAAATGATGCACATTTGAATAAAATTCAGCCTGTGTTTTGGGAGGTAATACAAGAAATAAAGGATACTTGTTGTCAATTGTTACGGGATGATTTGCATAGTGTTTATATAAGAGGTTCTATTCCAAGAGGGATTGGAATAGAAGGTATTGCAGACGTAGATATGATTATTTTAGTTCAAAAGGACCCTAAGGCAATAAACTTAAGCTGGAGAAAGAAGCTAGAAGTCCAAATTACACAGCAGTTTACTTGTATATCAGGAGTGGAGTTAAGTTTTTATAGTGAAAAAGAAGTAATAAACTCAGAGGATTTTTCTTTTATAGGATTTATGATTCAAACACATAGTGTGTGTATATTGGGTGAAGACGTAAAATTATTTTTACCTAAATATAAAGTAAGTCAGGAGATAGCGTATGAACATCTCATTCATTTGCGGAAACAAATTGAACAAGCACACAAAGAGTTAATTCATAATCAAGACGTGGATGATATAGAGGATTGCTGTCGGTGGATTATGAAAATAATAATCAGAGCCGGTCTAGCATTAACAATTGATAGAGAAGGGCTTTATTCCAGGGACTTATACCCAGCGTATGCACTATTTAGTAAGCATTTTTCCGAGCAAAAAAAGAATATGAGGAAGGCATTACAATATGTAATTGAGCCTATAAAAGATATAGAAGAAATTTTATCGTTTTTAGATACCTTTGGTAATTGGTTGATAGAAAGAGCGGGGGATTATTTGAAGAATATCCGTTTTTAATTCATCATAATTTTGTTATGTAAACAATAGGTATTGAAGTAAAATAGAGGAGTGAGGGATTTGGATTTTTATATTGTATATGTCTTCTCACGAGGTAAGTATACAGGAATCAACTTGCAGTGTTTATGGAAAATTAGGAAGTTTCCAGTGAGGAAATGCAGACAGTAGCAAAAGAAATGAATTTTGCAGATTACTATGGAATCCCAGAGGATACGGCAACAGGAAGCTCAAACGAATGTTTAGCAGCGTATCTTCTAAAATATCGTTATTTTGGAACAGAAAAGGTAGATATGCGTGTTGAACAAGGATATGAAATAAACAGGCCTTCTTTAATACATATACAAGCTGAAAAAGTAGCGAGTAAAATTAATGTTAGTGTAGGCGGAAAAGTAGAAAGTATTGCAAGTGGGAAATGGATCGTATCATATCATAAGGGGGAATAGAAATGCTATTAAAAACAATATTTTGCAAGGTGGAAGAAGAGAAAAGGGAATTGTTTTCTGATGCGCAAGAAAAATGGCGTGATTTACAGTATTTAGACGGATTCTATGGACAATTTGGTGGGTGGAATGAAGATGAAGCATGTGTGTATACTTTATGGAAAGATAGAAATGCATATCAATCATTCATGAATGACGCCCATGATACAATTTTTTTTAATAGTAATCAAGAAGGCACATATACTTCCTGCAATATTGAAATGTTTCAAACGTTGTATGATATAACAGAAATTTCTTTGAAAGACGTAATTGCACAAGGTTCATTTGTAAGAGTTGCAATTTGCGATGTGGGGGAAGGGAAAGAAAAATACTTTTTACATGCGCAAGAAACAATTTGGAATAAAGGAATGGAAAATGCAAAAGGGATATTAGGTGGAGTTGTAGGAAAGTCTTTAAAGACTGAAAATCGTTACATAGTATTAACGTATTGGCAAGATGAAATAGCACATGAAAGTTATATGAAAGAAATTTTTCCTGCGTTATACCAGTTAGCAAATGTAAATGAGTATGTTGAAAATATAAATGGGAAGAGAGTTATTCGGAAGGAAGAATGGTCTGTTGCCGCTTCTAAATTAAGTTAGAACATATTTAAGTAGCTAGTTTTGAAAAAATTGATATAGAACGTTTGTTCTTGTATGATTACTTTGTACAAGAATAAGAGGGGGAGATATTTAAATGAGTAGAGTTTTAAGATTTGAATTGCAAGTCCCAAACCCTGAAGAAGCTATTCAATTTTATACAAATAGTTTTGGATGGAAGTTTGAAAAAATGCCTGGATCACATGACTATTGGTTCATTATAACGGGGGAAAGCGATCGACCTGGTATTGATGGTGGATTAATGAAATCACCTGATGGTGCTACTAGGACGACTAATTCGATTGAAGTACCTTCAGTTGATGAGTACATAAATAAAGTCATTGAAAATGGTGGACAAGTAGTTGTACCTAAAACTGCTATTCCTAATATGGGTTACTTTGCTTATTGTATAGATAATCAAGGGCTTCTTTTTGGAGTATGTGAAGAAAATATTGAAGCATAAAAAATTAGAGGATTTCGAAATTATTTTGTTTGTTGAACGATGTTTTCTATCAAAGATTATAATTATTGAACAATTGTATATAAAAACTAGTATTATTTTAGCTGAAGAAGGATCCATTTTGATTATTTCCAAAAGGATTCTTTTTTTGTTTTTCACATATTCTGAGTTATTCAGGCGTTATTATTCAAACTTACATCTGTATATTATCTATGAAAAAAGTAAATAAATGATGATATATTTAAGGGTTAATCTATTGACTGCTAAACAGTTTGAGATGAAAAGGAAAAGAAGACCAATTATTTTCTAATAAACATGTAATTAAGTGAAGACGTCATATACCCTTTCATGTTAATATATTTAAGTTATAATAGGAGGCTTACCCTTTTGTATTGTTCGGTAGAAGCAGTGTGAGCTTGAAATTTTTTATGAAAAGGATGTGCCTAACTTGCGTATCAATAAATTTATTAGTGAAGCTGGAAAAGCGTCTCGACGTGGAGCAGATAAGTTAATTAATGAGAGAAGAGTAATTATTAACGGTAAGGTTGCAAAAATTGGTGACCAAGTAAATCCAGGTGATGACGTACGAGTAAATGGAGAGCAACTTCGTATTGCTCGAGACCATGTGTATATCGCTTTAAATAAACCAGTAGGTATTACATGTACAAGTGAAAAAGCAGTAAAAGGTAATATTATCGATTTAGTGAATCATCCTTTACGAATTAATCACATCGGGCGTCTCGATAAAGACTCAGACGGTTTAATTTTGTTAACGAATGATGGCGATATTGTTAATGAGATTTTACGTGCTGAAAACAAGCATGAGAAAGAATATATCGTTTCAGTAGATAAGCCGATTACACCGGAGTTTTTAGAGAAAATGGCAGCAGGTGTTAAAATTTTAGATACAAAAACGCTTCCTTGTGAGATTACACAGTTATCAAAATATGAGTTCAAAATTATTTTAACACAGGGGCTAAATCGTCAAATTCGCCGCATGTGTGAAGCTTTAGGTTATCAAGTATATACGTTAAAACGTACGAGAATTATGAATATTGAATTGAATAATTTACCGGTTGGACAGTGGAGAGATTTATCGAAGAAAGAGAAAAGACGTCTATTTTCAGATTTAAATTACGAACCACAAGATTGGTAAAATTGAGAAGTGAATCCATATTTTTTGGTTTCACTTTTTTAAATTAAATAAATAATATTATTTAACACTTGCAAAAATAAAATGAATAAGATATATTAAATAACAATAAATGGATGTTTTATAAAAGCAAAGAAAAGGACACGAGTTATTTTAACCGGTTATACAGAGAAGGAAGGAAAGCTGAGAACTTCCTAACGCAGAAAAATAACTTACCACCTTAGAGCTGCACTGGGGAAATTAAGTATCTAGTGCCGTGTAAACGACGTTACCGTAAAAGAAGCCATTGCATTTTGTGATGGGAATCTGGGTGGAACCACGAATATAAGCATATTCGTCCCTAATTTTTAGGGATGAATATGCTTTTTTGCATTCAATTTTATAATAAGCGAAGAAAAGGACACGAGTTATTTTAACCGGTTATACAGAGAAGGAAGGAAAGCTGAGAACTTCCTAACGCAGAAAAATAACTTACCACCTTAGAGCTGCACTGGGGAAATTAAGTATCTAGTGCCGTGTAAACGACGTTACCGTAAAAGAAGCCATTGCATTTTGTGATGGGAATCTGGGTGGAACCACGGGTATAAGTACGCTCGTCCCTATTTTAGGGATGAGTGTGCTTTTTATTATGAAATGGAGAGATGAAAAATGAAAGAACAGATGATTGAAATTAAATTTCCAGATGGTAGCGTTAAAGAATTTGTGACAGGTATTACTTTAGAAGAAATTGCTGGATCTATTAGCAGTAGTTTAAAAAAGAAAGCAGTTGCAGGAAAAGTAAATAATCAACTTTTTGATTTACGCCGAAACATTGAAGAAAATGTGGAAGTAGAAATCATTACTATAGATTCCAATGAAGGTGTAGAAATTGCAAGACACTCCGCTGCACATATTTTAGCGCAAGCTGTAAAAAGAATGTATGGTGACATAAACCTGGGTGTAGGGCCTGTTATTGAAAATGGATTTTATTATGATATGGATCTTCCAAGTAGCATAAACGTA
This genomic interval from Bacillus cereus contains the following:
- a CDS encoding nucleotidyltransferase; this translates as MPRIKKIGRFCPVDDQGFIINDAHLNKIQPVFWEVIQEIKDTCCQLLRDDLHSVYIRGSIPRGIGIEGIADVDMIILVQKDPKAINLSWRKKLEVQITQQFTCISGVELSFYSEKEVINSEDFSFIGFMIQTHSVCILGEDVKLFLPKYKVSQEIAYEHLIHLRKQIEQAHKELIHNQDVDDIEDCCRWIMKIIIRAGLALTIDREGLYSRDLYPAYALFSKHFSEQKKNMRKALQYVIEPIKDIEEILSFLDTFGNWLIERAGDYLKNIRF
- a CDS encoding PhzF family phenazine biosynthesis protein; this translates as MQTVAKEMNFADYYGIPEDTATGSSNECLAAYLLKYRYFGTEKVDMRVEQGYEINRPSLIHIQAEKVASKINVSVGGKVESIASGKWIVSYHKGE
- a CDS encoding YdbC family protein, giving the protein MLLKTIFCKVEEEKRELFSDAQEKWRDLQYLDGFYGQFGGWNEDEACVYTLWKDRNAYQSFMNDAHDTIFFNSNQEGTYTSCNIEMFQTLYDITEISLKDVIAQGSFVRVAICDVGEGKEKYFLHAQETIWNKGMENAKGILGGVVGKSLKTENRYIVLTYWQDEIAHESYMKEIFPALYQLANVNEYVENINGKRVIRKEEWSVAASKLS
- a CDS encoding VOC family protein — encoded protein: MSRVLRFELQVPNPEEAIQFYTNSFGWKFEKMPGSHDYWFIITGESDRPGIDGGLMKSPDGATRTTNSIEVPSVDEYINKVIENGGQVVVPKTAIPNMGYFAYCIDNQGLLFGVCEENIEA
- a CDS encoding pseudouridine synthase; translation: MRINKFISEAGKASRRGADKLINERRVIINGKVAKIGDQVNPGDDVRVNGEQLRIARDHVYIALNKPVGITCTSEKAVKGNIIDLVNHPLRINHIGRLDKDSDGLILLTNDGDIVNEILRAENKHEKEYIVSVDKPITPEFLEKMAAGVKILDTKTLPCEITQLSKYEFKIILTQGLNRQIRRMCEALGYQVYTLKRTRIMNIELNNLPVGQWRDLSKKEKRRLFSDLNYEPQDW